Proteins co-encoded in one Streptomyces roseochromogenus subsp. oscitans DS 12.976 genomic window:
- a CDS encoding biotin/lipoyl-containing protein, which produces MAVSVTLPALGESVTEGTVTRWLKAEGERVEADEPLLEVSTDKVDTEIPSPAAGVLASIKVAEDETVEVGAELAVID; this is translated from the coding sequence ATGGCGGTTTCCGTAACCCTTCCGGCGCTCGGTGAGAGCGTCACCGAGGGCACTGTCACCCGCTGGCTGAAGGCCGAGGGAGAACGCGTCGAGGCCGACGAGCCGCTGCTCGAGGTCTCGACCGACAAGGTCGACACCGAGATCCCCTCGCCGGCCGCCGGCGTGCTGGCCTCCATCAAGGTCGCCGAGGACGAGACGGTCGAGGTCGGCGCCGAGCTGGCCGTCATCGACG
- the lpdA gene encoding dihydrolipoyl dehydrogenase, whose translation MANDASTVFDLVILGGGSGGYAAALRGAQLGLDVALIEKDKVGGTCLHRGCIPTKALLHAGEIADQARESEQFGVKATFEGIDVAAVHKYKDGVISGLYKGLQGLIASRKVTYIEGEGRLSSSTSVDVNGQRIQGRHVLLATGSVPKSLPGLEIDGNRIISSDHALVLDRVPQSAIILGGGVIGVEFASAWKSFGSDVTVIEGLKHLVPVEDENSSKLLERAFRKRGIKFNLGTFFQKAEYTQDGVKVTLADGKEFEAEVLLVAVGRGPVSQGLGYEEQGVAMDRGYVLVDEYMRTNVPTISAVGDLVPTLQLAHVGFAEGILVAERLAGLKVVPVDYDGVPRVTYCHPEVASVGITEAKAKEIYGADKVVALKYNLAGNGKSKILNTSGEIKLVQVKDGAVVGVHMVGDRMGEQVGEAQLIYNWEALPAEVAQLIHAHPTQNEAMGEAHLALAGKPLHSHD comes from the coding sequence GTGGCGAACGACGCCAGCACCGTTTTCGACCTAGTGATCCTCGGCGGTGGTAGCGGTGGTTACGCCGCGGCCCTGCGCGGGGCGCAGCTGGGCCTGGACGTCGCCCTGATCGAGAAGGACAAGGTCGGCGGCACCTGCCTGCACCGGGGTTGCATCCCCACCAAGGCCCTGCTGCACGCGGGCGAGATCGCCGACCAGGCCCGCGAGAGCGAGCAGTTCGGCGTCAAGGCCACCTTCGAGGGCATCGACGTGGCGGCCGTCCACAAGTACAAGGACGGCGTGATCTCGGGCCTGTACAAGGGCCTCCAGGGTCTCATCGCGTCCCGGAAGGTGACGTACATCGAGGGTGAGGGGCGTCTGTCCTCCTCCACCTCCGTCGACGTGAACGGCCAGCGCATCCAGGGCCGCCACGTCCTGCTGGCGACCGGCTCCGTGCCGAAGTCGCTGCCGGGCCTGGAGATCGACGGCAACCGGATCATCTCCTCCGACCACGCCCTCGTCCTGGACCGCGTGCCGCAGTCCGCGATCATCCTGGGCGGCGGTGTCATCGGCGTCGAGTTCGCCTCGGCGTGGAAGTCCTTCGGCTCGGACGTCACGGTCATCGAGGGCCTGAAGCACCTCGTCCCGGTCGAGGACGAGAACTCTTCGAAGCTTCTTGAGCGCGCGTTCCGCAAGCGCGGCATCAAGTTCAACCTCGGCACCTTCTTCCAGAAGGCCGAGTACACGCAGGACGGCGTGAAGGTCACCCTGGCGGACGGCAAGGAGTTCGAGGCCGAGGTCCTCCTCGTCGCCGTCGGCCGTGGCCCGGTCTCCCAGGGCCTGGGCTACGAGGAGCAGGGCGTCGCCATGGACCGTGGCTATGTCCTGGTCGACGAGTACATGCGGACCAACGTCCCGACCATCTCCGCCGTCGGTGACCTGGTCCCGACGCTCCAGCTCGCGCACGTCGGCTTCGCCGAGGGCATCCTGGTGGCGGAGCGTCTGGCCGGTCTGAAGGTCGTTCCGGTCGACTACGACGGTGTCCCGCGGGTGACGTACTGCCACCCGGAGGTCGCCTCCGTCGGTATCACCGAGGCCAAGGCCAAGGAGATCTACGGCGCGGACAAGGTCGTCGCTCTGAAGTACAACCTGGCGGGCAACGGCAAGAGCAAGATCCTGAACACCTCGGGCGAGATCAAGCTCGTCCAGGTCAAGGACGGTGCCGTGGTCGGCGTCCACATGGTCGGCGACCGCATGGGCGAGCAGGTCGGCGAGGCCCAGCTGATCTACAACTGGGAGGCGCTGCCGGCCGAGGTCGCCCAGCTCATCCACGCCCACCCGACGCAGAACGAGGCGATGGGCGAGGCGCACCTGGCGCTCGCCGGCAAGCCGCTGCACTCCCACGACTGA
- a CDS encoding GntR family transcriptional regulator produces the protein MTAPVVHSLREQIREHIVEGIVSGRWQPGERIVERRIATELEVSQTPVREALRELESLRLIESAPNKGVRVRSLTAADLEESYPVRAGLEAIAAELAADRLAEDCSALEPHVLALYEADREADGTAQVRHTVGFHRELVRAAHNSVLLHTWEGLGIEVFTALSIRWLGTVQQSYAEEHEELVAAFKRRDPRIAEIVKAHVLGCAPRP, from the coding sequence ATGACCGCGCCCGTCGTCCACTCGCTGCGCGAACAGATCCGCGAGCACATCGTGGAGGGAATCGTCAGCGGGCGCTGGCAGCCGGGTGAGCGCATCGTGGAGCGTCGTATCGCCACCGAGCTGGAGGTCAGCCAGACCCCGGTCCGCGAGGCCCTGCGCGAGCTGGAGTCCCTCCGCCTGATCGAGTCCGCGCCGAACAAGGGCGTGCGGGTACGGAGCCTGACCGCGGCCGACCTGGAGGAGAGCTACCCGGTCCGGGCCGGGCTGGAAGCCATCGCGGCGGAGCTGGCGGCCGACCGTCTCGCCGAGGACTGCTCGGCCCTGGAACCGCACGTCCTGGCCCTGTACGAGGCCGACCGCGAGGCCGACGGCACCGCCCAGGTCCGCCACACCGTCGGCTTCCACCGCGAACTCGTGCGCGCCGCGCACAACTCGGTGCTCCTGCACACCTGGGAGGGGCTCGGCATCGAGGTCTTCACGGCACTGTCCATCCGCTGGCTGGGCACGGTCCAGCAGTCGTACGCGGAGGAGCACGAGGAACTGGTGGCCGCTTTCAAGCGCCGGGACCCCCGCATCGCGGAGATCGTGAAGGCCCATGTGCTGGGCTGCGCCCCGCGCCCCTAG
- the sucB gene encoding 2-oxoglutarate dehydrogenase, E2 component, dihydrolipoamide succinyltransferase, which produces ATAPTSPTATQATDEGAYVTPLVRKLAAENGVDLATVKGTGVGGRIRKQDVIAAAEAAKAAAAAPAPAAAAAPAAAKKAPALEVSPLRGQTVKMPRIRKVIGDNMVKALHEQAQLSSVVEVDVTRLMKLRAQAKDSFAAREGVKLSPMPFFVKAAAQALKAHPVINAKINEAEGTITYFASENIGIAVDSEKGLMTPVIKHAGDLNIAGIAKATAELAGKVRANKITPDELSGATFTISNTGSRGALFDTIIVPPGQVAILGIGATVKRPAVIETEEGTVIGVRDMTYLTLSYDHRLVDGADAARYLTAVKAILEAGEFEVELGL; this is translated from the coding sequence CGGCCACCGCGCCGACCTCCCCGACCGCCACCCAGGCGACCGACGAGGGCGCCTACGTCACCCCGCTGGTGCGCAAGCTCGCCGCCGAGAACGGCGTCGACCTGGCCACCGTCAAGGGCACCGGCGTCGGCGGCCGTATCCGCAAGCAGGACGTCATCGCCGCCGCCGAGGCCGCGAAGGCCGCCGCCGCTGCTCCGGCTCCGGCCGCCGCCGCCGCTCCGGCCGCCGCCAAGAAGGCCCCGGCGCTGGAGGTCTCCCCCCTCCGCGGCCAGACCGTCAAGATGCCCCGCATCCGCAAGGTCATCGGCGACAACATGGTCAAGGCGCTGCACGAGCAGGCCCAGCTGTCGTCGGTCGTCGAGGTCGACGTCACCCGGCTGATGAAGCTGCGTGCCCAGGCGAAGGACTCCTTCGCGGCCCGTGAGGGCGTCAAGCTCTCCCCGATGCCGTTCTTCGTCAAGGCCGCCGCGCAGGCGCTGAAGGCCCACCCGGTCATCAACGCCAAGATCAACGAGGCCGAGGGCACGATCACCTACTTCGCCTCCGAGAACATCGGTATCGCGGTGGACTCCGAGAAGGGCCTGATGACCCCGGTCATCAAGCACGCCGGCGACCTCAACATCGCGGGCATCGCCAAAGCCACGGCGGAGCTGGCCGGCAAGGTCCGCGCCAACAAGATCACCCCGGACGAGCTGTCCGGCGCGACCTTCACCATCTCCAACACCGGTTCGCGCGGCGCCCTGTTCGACACGATCATCGTGCCGCCGGGCCAGGTCGCGATCCTCGGCATCGGTGCCACGGTCAAGCGTCCGGCCGTCATCGAGACCGAGGAGGGCACGGTCATCGGCGTCCGCGACATGACCTACCTGACCCTCTCCTACGACCACCGCCTGGTCGACGGCGCCGACGCGGCCCGTTACCTGACGGCGGTCAAGGCGATCCTGGAGGCGGGCGAGTTCGAGGTCGAACTCGGCCTGTAA